From the genome of Monomorium pharaonis isolate MP-MQ-018 chromosome 2, ASM1337386v2, whole genome shotgun sequence, one region includes:
- the LOC105833858 gene encoding facilitated trehalose transporter Tret1, whose amino-acid sequence MKYKIEKEKVKKVRWPQWIAGFGVNLLQLQMGLIAIWSSPYIAYLTSPESHIPMTMDEASWVVSLLNLGRLIGAISGSVAVNYLGTKTTVFVTSLPITLCWLFIIVANRVEWLYAARLLAGISIGKMYSCFSLYLGEIADPTIRGALVVLAVSGLSIGNLAMSIIGAYLSMEMSATICFILCFVIIIIFIWLPESPHHFVKTKEDAKARSSILWYHRDCDVESELQELKDFHEKNKSLPFADVMKEFKHPYIWKAQILVSLLFVYLQMCGLNNILFYMETILRSAKVTVIEPSMIVIIVTATGIVGSVLSIFLIDKFGRRILMIVSSLAVTISLICLSTQYQLLDAGYDPASLQALPIFSVFLFQISMYIGIISIPNTVLGEIFPPHVKCVASCFASIVGAISSFISTSTYQPLINLITEKYLFYVYALLLITAVPYTYFCMPETKGKSLQQIQEELDSRSERKS is encoded by the exons ATGAAGTataagatagaaaaagaaaaagttaaaaaagtacGATGGCCTCAATGGATAGCTGGTTTCGGAG TTAACCTTCTACAGCTACAAATGGGACTGATAGCGATTTGGAGCTCACCATACATCGCATATCTGACTTCGCCCGAATCTCACATCCCCATGACAATGGACGAAGCTTCCTGGGTAGTTTCTCTATTGAACCTAGGCAGGCTAATTGGCGCTATTTCTGGTTCTGTTGCCGTCAACTATCTCGGCACTAAAACAACAGTCTTCGTGACGAGTTTACCAATAACTCTATGTTGGCTCTTTATAATTGTGGCTAATCGAGTGGAATGGCTGTACGCAGCCAGGTTACTAGCTGGGATCAGTATAGGAAAGATGTACAGCTGCTTCTCGCTTTACCTAGGCGAGATCGCGGATCCTACCATTCGCGGAGCTCTTGTTGTTTTAG CTGTAAGTGGATTATCAATAGGTAACCTAGCAATGAGCATCATAGGCGCATATTTAAGTATGGAGATGAGTGCTACCATATGTTTCATCCTGTGCTTCGTAATaatcatcatttttatttggttgcCGGAATCGCCGCATCATTTCGTCAAGACCAAAGAAGACGCCAAAGCACGATCCTCGATACTCTGGTATCACCGTGATTGCGACGTGGAGTCGGAGTTGCAAGAGCTAAAGGACTTCCACGAAAAGAACAAAAGTTTACCCTTCGCGGATGTTATGAAGGAATTCAAACATCCGTATATTTGGAAAGCGCAAATACTCGTGTCCCTACTCTTCGTATATCTTCAGATGTGCggcttaaataatatattattctacATGGAGACCATCTTGCGAAGCGCCAAAGTCACCGTCATAGAGCCATCGATGATCGTAATCATCGTCACCGCTACCGGAATCGTCGGCTCCGTACTCTCCATATTCCTAATCGATAAGTTCGGCAGACGGATCTTAATGATCGTCTCCAGCTTGGCCGTCACAATCTCGCTAATCTGTCTGAGTACACAGTATCAGCTTCTCGATGCAGGATATGACCCCGCTAGCCTACAGGCTCTACCAATTTTCTCGGTGTTCCTCTTCCAGATATCTATGTACATCGGCATCATCTCGATACCCAACACGGTATTGGGTGAGATTTTTCCGCCTCATGTTAAGTGCGTAGCCAGCTGTTTCGCCAGCATCGTCGGAGCGATATCCTCCTTCATCTCCACGTCAACGTATCAGCCTTTAATCAATCTGATtacggaaaaatatttattctacgtGTATGCTTTGTTATTGATAACCGCCGTACCGTACACCTATTTCTGCATGCCTGAGACTAAGGGCAAGTCATTGCAACAGATTCAAGAAGAATTGGACAGCAGATCTGAACGGAAAAGTTGA
- the LOC105833859 gene encoding facilitated trehalose transporter Tret1, translating to MTKTFEALLQLWPQWFASVIVTLLSISIGLAIGWTSPYLAQLTGEDPPFRVTYEEGSWIASLLPLGRLLGAVIGSLLLEFIGSKMSVLLTGVPIIFGWICIICATSPMWLYVSRIFSGISTGMMVGCYPLYIGEISAPSIRGALVCLILNGFPMGTLFGNIMGPNMPMMYFGIISLIITIGYLSIFPFLPQSPYYYVRHNDTKRAEQAIRWYYRKPDVKNEIEGVEHFVKLTRAISIKDRWEQIKEPKNRRSFIMIILLFMFMQLSGPNTIVFYMEIIVRKALFTSIMPSTLVIIISAVSIIIGWLGAFAIDRCGRRFLLAISAFGVIVGHILLGLHFFLIEHDYDPGDFEWLVVLSLLMFTLMCFGLTPVPSTMLSELFPSDLKSVAGFVGSITSAVFAFIASRTYQPLVDIITEKYVFWIYAVIIMISLVYSLTVVPETKGKTLQEIQDMITARSATERSQQETRVETENTQA from the exons atgacaaaaacaTTCGAAGCTTTACTTCAATTGTGGCCTCAATGGTTTGCAAGTGTAATAG TAACTCTATTGAGCATCAGTATTGGTCTCGCAATTGGTTGGACATCGCCTTATTTGGCACAACTAACCGGTGAGGACCCGCCGTTTCGTGTAACATACGAAGAAGGATCCTGGATAGCTTCTCTATTGCCACTCGGACGCCTCTTGGGTGCCGTCATTGGATCTCTCCTTTTAGAATTTATCGGCAGCAAGATGTCTGTTCTGTTAACGGGAGTGCCCATAATTTTTGGCTGGATTTGCATAATTTGCGCCACTTCTCCCATGTGGTTGTACGTTTCGAGAATATTTTCAG GTATATCAACGGGAATGATGGTCGGCTGTTATCCGCTTTACATCGGTGAAATTTCGGCACCATCGATCCGTGGCGCCTTGGTGTGTCTGATTCTCAATGGTTTCCCCATGGGCACGCTTTTTGGTAATATAATGGGTCCCAATATGCCAATGATGTATTTCGGTATCATTAGTTTGATAATAACGATAGGCTACTTGAGTATTTTTCCATTCCTGCCGCAGTCGCCGTATTATTATGTACGACATAATGATACTAAGag AGCAGAACAAGCCATTCGATGGTATTACCGAAAACCTGATGTGAAAAACGAAATAGAAGGTGTAGAACATTTCGTGAAGTTGACGCGTGCGATAAGCATCAAGGACCGATGGGAACAGATAAAAGAGCCGAAAAACCGTCGCTCTTtcataatgataatattgcTATTTATGTTTATGCAACTCAGTGGACCAAACACTATTGTATTTTACATGGAGATTATTGTGAGGAAGGCATTGTTCACATCGATCATGCCTTCGACTTTAGTAATTATCATCAGTGCAGTCA GTATAATTATCGGTTGGTTGGGCGCATTTGCCATCGATCGTTGCGGTCGCAGATTTCTATTAGCGATCTCAGCCTTTGGCGTAATAGTCGGCCATATATTGTTAGGTTTGCATTTCTTTCTGATAGAACATGACTACGATCCCGGTGATTTTGAATGGTTGGTAGTTTTGTCACTATTGATGTTTACACTAATGTGTTTCGGACTCACACCGGTGCCTAGCACAATGTTGAGCGAACTATTTCCGTCCGATCTGAAAAGCGTGGCTGGATTCGTTGGAAGCATCACGTCAGCAGTATTCGCATTTATCGCTTCTAGAACGTATCAGCCGCTAGTAGATATAATCACGGAAAAATACGTCTTCTGGATCTATGCAGTGATCATTATGATCAGCTTAGTATATTCACTCACCGTGGTACCAGAGACAAAAGGAAAGACGTTACAG GAAATTCAAGACATGATAACCGCAAGAAGTGCTACTGAAAGATCACAACAAGAGACACGCGTTGAAACTGAAAATACTCAAGCATAG